The Dehalococcoidia bacterium genome includes a window with the following:
- a CDS encoding aminotransferase class IV translates to MEYQIWLNGEYADRDKAQIPMLDRGFRIGDVVFDTSRTFNGSVFKLRDHLDRLYRSLKYVRIDPGMSIDEMERITLDVVAHNEDLRREMNDDYMITQIVTGGNGQRGDTDPNISIWIDPLGAPRWAHAYTGGAHAVIPKTRAYPSEALDPKVKHYSRLNFVLAEMEARDVDENALPLLLDMDGKVSEGTGANFFIVNDGTLKTPRDSSTLQGVSRMTVMEIADTLGIPAVEDDLQPYDLYTADEAFFCSTPYSILPVGQIDRREVGDGAPGPITNQLLAAWSERVGVDIVDQLLRIARTQ, encoded by the coding sequence ATGGAGTACCAAATCTGGCTCAACGGCGAGTATGCAGACCGAGACAAGGCGCAGATACCGATGCTTGACCGCGGATTCCGCATCGGAGACGTCGTCTTCGACACGTCCAGGACGTTCAACGGCTCAGTCTTCAAGCTGCGCGACCACCTGGACAGGCTCTATAGGTCGCTGAAGTACGTCAGAATCGATCCCGGCATGTCCATCGACGAGATGGAACGCATCACACTCGACGTGGTCGCACACAACGAGGACCTTCGCCGTGAGATGAACGACGACTACATGATCACCCAGATCGTCACCGGCGGTAACGGCCAGCGCGGAGATACCGATCCCAACATCTCCATATGGATAGACCCGCTCGGAGCTCCGCGATGGGCCCACGCCTACACCGGCGGCGCTCACGCCGTGATACCCAAGACCCGCGCATACCCATCAGAGGCACTCGACCCCAAGGTCAAGCACTACAGCCGCCTGAACTTCGTGCTGGCCGAGATGGAGGCCAGGGACGTCGACGAGAACGCGTTGCCCCTCCTGCTCGACATGGACGGCAAGGTCAGCGAGGGCACAGGAGCAAACTTCTTCATCGTCAACGACGGCACACTCAAGACGCCGCGCGACAGCTCCACGCTGCAGGGTGTGTCCAGGATGACTGTCATGGAGATCGCCGACACGCTCGGAATCCCGGCCGTAGAGGACGACCTGCAGCCCTACGACCTCTACACTGCCGACGAGGCGTTCTTCTGCAGCACGCCATACTCGATATTGCCAGTCGGCCAAATAGACAGGCGCGAGGTCGGCGACGGCGCCCCAGGCCCGATCACCAACCAGCTACTGGCCGCCTGGAGCGAACGCGTAGGCGTGGACATAGTAGACCAGCTACTCCGCATCGCCCGGACCCAGTAG
- a CDS encoding mandelate racemase/muconate lactonizing enzyme family protein, whose translation MKVTDVKTMVIENLPPYRGGRYLLLLEVETDEGITGLGERITGNTYSDRLSDLKSQISLINEMASMYVVGENPFNIELIWDRMYSARHDFRHPSLQLTPVLSAIEMALWDIVGKAANQPIYNLLGGQYHEKLRAYAYMPEGGFRENPEKAGEIAQQLLEEGNTACKLDPFQPLFPIPRDIPLWEIENAAKIFESIRKAVGNNFEVGIGTHGQLTTYSAIRVADFLEPYHPFWFEEPVPPENVEEMARVAAHTSIPIATGERLITKYEFSNLLEKQAAQIIQLDVGQCGGIMEAKKIASIAEAHYAMIAPHMACGPVAGAAAIQVDTCSPNFLIQEANQGPLHHVIFKEPLVFENGFITPPTGPGLGIELDEDVIKRIEVE comes from the coding sequence TTGAAAGTCACAGACGTCAAAACGATGGTGATCGAGAACCTGCCGCCATACCGGGGAGGCAGGTACCTGCTGCTGCTGGAGGTCGAGACCGACGAGGGCATTACCGGCCTCGGTGAGAGGATCACCGGCAACACCTACTCCGACAGGCTCAGCGATCTCAAGTCGCAGATCAGCCTCATCAACGAAATGGCCAGTATGTACGTGGTCGGTGAGAACCCGTTCAACATCGAGCTGATATGGGACCGCATGTACAGCGCAAGGCACGACTTCCGACACCCCAGCCTGCAACTGACCCCCGTACTCAGCGCAATCGAGATGGCGCTGTGGGACATCGTGGGCAAGGCGGCCAACCAGCCCATCTACAACCTGCTCGGCGGACAGTACCACGAGAAGCTCCGCGCGTACGCATACATGCCTGAGGGCGGCTTCCGCGAGAACCCCGAGAAGGCTGGCGAGATCGCTCAGCAGCTTCTCGAAGAGGGCAACACCGCCTGTAAGCTCGACCCCTTCCAGCCGCTCTTCCCGATCCCCCGCGACATACCCCTCTGGGAGATCGAGAACGCGGCCAAGATATTCGAGAGCATCCGCAAGGCCGTCGGAAACAACTTCGAGGTTGGCATCGGCACTCACGGCCAACTCACCACCTACAGCGCGATCAGGGTGGCCGACTTCCTTGAGCCGTACCACCCGTTCTGGTTCGAGGAGCCTGTTCCCCCCGAGAACGTCGAGGAGATGGCCCGCGTTGCTGCGCACACCAGCATCCCGATAGCCACCGGCGAGCGGCTGATCACGAAGTACGAGTTCTCCAACCTGCTCGAGAAGCAGGCGGCCCAGATCATCCAGCTCGACGTCGGTCAGTGCGGTGGCATCATGGAGGCCAAGAAGATAGCCAGCATCGCCGAGGCGCACTACGCGATGATCGCGCCCCACATGGCCTGCGGACCCGTGGCCGGTGCGGCCGCGATCCAGGTCGACACCTGCTCGCCCAACTTCCTGATCCAGGAGGCCAACCAGGGCCCGCTCCACCACGTCATCTTCAAGGAGCCGCTCGTCTTCGAGAACGGCTTCATCACACCTCCGACAGGCCCCGGCCTCGGCATCGAGCTTGACGAAGACGTGATCAAGCGCATCGAAGTCGAGTAG
- a CDS encoding SMP-30/gluconolactonase/LRE family protein, giving the protein MTSAFNEIVPEQQPERLIGDLNFTEGPVWHPDGYLLFSDIPANRIVKYTPDGNVETYLQPSRNSNGLTFDHDLRLVACEHTGRQVSRQADDGQMETVVSKWDGKRLNSPNDLVVHSSGSVFFTDPPYGIQPEDAEIGFNGVYRVDGDGSITMLESDFGRPNGLAFSPNESVLYVDDTERRNVRAFDVNDDLSLSNDRVFIDMDTPEQGSPDGMKVDTAGNLYVTGAGGVWVISPDAEHLGTIVFPELPANVAFGGDDYRTLFVTARTGLYSVNVNIAGIAPGG; this is encoded by the coding sequence ATGACTTCAGCATTCAACGAGATCGTTCCGGAGCAGCAGCCTGAGAGGCTTATTGGTGACCTTAATTTCACCGAGGGGCCGGTGTGGCACCCGGACGGCTACCTGCTGTTCAGCGACATCCCGGCCAACCGGATCGTCAAGTACACGCCTGACGGAAACGTCGAGACGTATCTTCAGCCCAGTCGCAACTCGAACGGGCTCACATTCGACCACGACCTCAGGCTGGTGGCGTGCGAGCACACGGGCAGGCAGGTCTCGCGACAGGCCGATGACGGCCAGATGGAGACCGTGGTGTCCAAGTGGGACGGGAAGCGGCTGAACAGTCCGAACGACCTCGTAGTCCACTCCAGCGGGAGCGTGTTCTTCACCGATCCGCCTTATGGCATTCAGCCTGAGGACGCTGAGATCGGGTTCAACGGCGTGTACAGGGTCGACGGCGACGGGAGCATCACGATGCTGGAGTCGGACTTCGGTCGTCCGAACGGGCTGGCGTTCTCCCCAAATGAGTCGGTGCTGTACGTCGACGACACCGAGCGGCGCAACGTGCGGGCGTTCGACGTGAACGACGACCTGTCGCTATCCAATGACAGGGTGTTCATAGACATGGACACGCCTGAGCAGGGAAGCCCGGACGGGATGAAGGTCGACACGGCGGGCAACCTGTACGTGACGGGCGCGGGCGGCGTGTGGGTGATCAGCCCGGACGCTGAGCACCTTGGGACTATCGTGTTTCCTGAGCTACCGGCGAACGTGGCGTTCGGGGGTGACGACTACAGGACGCTGTTCGTGACGGCGCGGACGGGGTTGTATAGCGTGAATGTGAATATTGCGGGGATCGCGCCGGGGGGATGA